The DNA window ACCTGGAGCTCGCCGAGCGGAACGGCATCTCCAACGCCGCGCATTGGATGCTGCTCACCACGGAGCACGGCGACGTCGATTCCGCCTGGGCCCTGGACCACCGCTTCGGCGGCGCGAGCATCGGCCACTACCACCAGGACCTCTCCGGGTCCCCAGCCACGGAGCCCACCACCCCACTGCCGTCTGCGTCCGCCGACTTCTCCACCTGGTTCGCGCAGCGGCTCGAGACCCTCGGCGCACGGCGGCAGCGGCTGAACCGGGACGACCTCGTCGCCTGGCAAGACGACTTGGAAGCCGCGCCGCGCCGGGATGAAGCGGCCTTCATGGCCGAGCACGCGGCCCTGCTCTCCATGGCCGAGGCACGCGTGGCGCGCGGTGCCCTGCCCTGGAACACCCTCGATGTCGACTGGCGGCGCATCGCGAGTGGAACGCGGGATGAGGCGTTGCTCCGCCGCGTCCTCGAGGGCGTGCGCAAAGACAGACAGAAAGGCCGCCCGGGCCTCCCTTTCGAGTTGCTGGCCCAGGGAACGGACTGGCCTTGGGACTACCCGGGCCCGGCGCAGCTCACGGCCCGGCTCGACGTGTCCTCGCGCCAGAAGGTGATGGGCTGGGCCCTGGAACGCGCGGGGGGCCGCTCGCTCGGCGGCCAGGAGCTCCACGGCGCCATCGACACACTCCGCGGGGGCGACCCAGGCTCACGAGACCTGCTGCGTGACGTCTGCGCCTCGGGGTGGACCGAGCGGACCCTCGACCTGTCGACCCCTTCCGGCCGGGGGCGGCTCCTCGCCCGGGCGGCGGCGCTCGCATTGTCGGAGCCCTCTGAGAACAACGTGGAGCGAGTGCTGACGCTCTGCGCGAACGTGGGCGCGGGGGCCCCGGGTGCATGGACCCTGCTGGACGCCTGGGACCACCTCGACGCGGTCCTGACGGGGCGAGCCAGGCCCGGGGAGCCCTGACCCACCCCGAATCCCGCTTTCCAAGAGGCACCCGGACCAGCCCGGGGGGCAGGCCCCTGTTCCCCACCCGTAGGACGCCCAGGGAGCCCCCACAGGGAAGTTGAGAAACCGGAGTGAGCCTCTAGAGTAGAACCGTCATGAAAGCCCCGGAGACGGACGAAGACTTCATCCAGTGGTACGAGGACTGCTGGGCGGACCGCGATGAAGTCGAGTACCCCAAGATGTTTGGCGCCATCGACGAAGGCGTCTTCACGCTCGACCAGACCGACGCGATTCAAGCGTGGATGGAGAGTGACATCGCTCAAGTAGAAGGCGACCCGGACCCCAACTGGGGACCCATGGGCGTGCGCGTGGCCCCGCCGAGCACGGACTACCCCTACTGGACCTACGTCACCAGTGGACTGTCCAACCCCTTCACCATCGCGCCCGGAGAGGAGTTCCCCGACGAGGCCCCCAGCGGCATCGGCTACGAGATGGTCATCCACACACCGGAGCAGGCCAAGTGGCCCGTCTTCCGGCTGCTGGACATGATGGCCTACAACCTCGTGTGCATGCGGGCCTTCGCCATGGGCCACCGCTACCCCGTGGAGGGCACCCTCGACGGCGGAGACTCCAAGCTCAGCGGCTTCGTCTTCGTCCGAGACCCCTCCCGCCCTGACCACTTCGCCCTGCCCAGCGGCAAGGTGCAGCTGCTCACCCTGGTCGGTGTCACCAAGAACGAGATGGCCTTCGCCCGCTCCAACGGCATGGACAAGCTGCTGGAGAAGCTGGTCGCCGCGGGCTCTGGCTACATCACCCACCCGGACCGCGAGGAAGTGAAGCTGTAATCACCCTCCACGCCCCGCGCGCGCCAGCGGCTCCACGGCCCTGGCGCGCGGCGGTGCTCCCTCCACCAGTGCCCGCAGCGTCCCCGGGTCGAACGGCTTCTCGATTCGAGGCAGCGGCACCGACTGGAGGAACGCCCGAGCCCGCTCCGTGAACGCGCCGCCCGTCATGAAGACGAA is part of the Myxococcus landrumus genome and encodes:
- a CDS encoding suppressor of fused domain protein — protein: MKAPETDEDFIQWYEDCWADRDEVEYPKMFGAIDEGVFTLDQTDAIQAWMESDIAQVEGDPDPNWGPMGVRVAPPSTDYPYWTYVTSGLSNPFTIAPGEEFPDEAPSGIGYEMVIHTPEQAKWPVFRLLDMMAYNLVCMRAFAMGHRYPVEGTLDGGDSKLSGFVFVRDPSRPDHFALPSGKVQLLTLVGVTKNEMAFARSNGMDKLLEKLVAAGSGYITHPDREEVKL